Within the Glycine soja cultivar W05 chromosome 3, ASM419377v2, whole genome shotgun sequence genome, the region tatATTAGCAGGAAAAAAGGAAACAGTTTCTTTGGCTATGCAAAGAGCAGAGAGATTTCGAACTGAGCTCCTTAGGCGTGGTGTTCTGTTAGTTCCTGTTATCTGGGGAGAAGGTCAGGAAACAAAACTTGAGAAAAAAGGGTTTGGCCTAAAGCCAAAGGCAGCTGAAGCTCTTTCTTCTATTGGGGTAACAGTGTACCATCTACCTTCATCAATCCTGCTCTTCATCCAAAGCTTTTGTTTCTTTGATGAGATGACACTAACCCATAAAACTTTGCTAGGAAGATTTTGAGAAGAGAGCACAGTCCATAACTGCAAAATCGAAGTTGAAATCTGAAATTAGGTTCAAGGCTGAGGTTGTATCACCAGTGGAATGGGAACGGTAATATGCTCTGATTTCTTGGCTACTATTGTAATCTATTTCTTCATTAAATGAGGGGAAATTAGCATCAGCATATAGTCAAAGGGTGGATTGATGTAAACTAAGAAGAGCATGGCAGAGAAaggtggagagagagagagagagaaaaagaagagtcACTAATAGTTGTATGCTAACTCATTCTAACTTAACTAGGTGGATAAGAGATCAGCAGAAGTCTGAAGGAGTTTCACTTGGTGAAGATGTGTACATAATACTTCGCCTAGATGGACGGGTTCGAAGATCAGGGAAGGTAAGTTCCACTTCAGAGCaaagttgtttttcttttcttcccatTGTTGTGGAATTGTCATGTATTAGTTTGCTGGATGTCATAAAAAACTATGACCATCATTTTGAATGTCTTCTTTATGTGATAACTTGTTTGCAAAGCTTGAAGATCATTCTGAAACTGCTGTACTTCGAATTCATTTTACATCCTAGTTGTCAGCAATTGGGACATTTTTCACTCGACTAGCTGAATTTGCATTAAGGGatattattatcaatatatattacTTCTCAACAATGAACTGTTAACAAACAGTTTGATTTAAGGGAAACTTTGTGTGACGAGTACTTAAATTAAGGAAATTCACTACcaggtttcctttttttttttttttccctcccCTGATTGCAAAACTGTTTGTCATACTCTGGCACTATCAGTAAGACAGAAACATACTAATGAGTGCTAATGCATTTACAGGGTATGCCTGATTGGCAGCAAATTGTGAAGGAGCTACCACCAATGGAGGCATTTTTAAGCAAGATAGAAAGATGAGAAGTATTGTTGAGAATTCAGAGGGTGcaaatttgtattattattgtttttcctGTCCCAAGTGTCATTATAATCCTGGTATCACCGTCGTTGGTAATGTCCCACAGCAATATTTTTCTTGACTATTAAACTAAACACTGTACATTCATTCCTCCACGATTactacaaactttttttttatacaatgatCACACTGAGTTTCAAGGTTTCAAGCTATAACTTCATGTACATTACTTCAGTTCCCACGAGTTGGCCGACCCTAGTGATTCCATCAAGTAAATGTTATCGACGAATAttaatattgataaaatattttgatgacAAAAATATGTTGTAcataatttgtcaaaaaaaataaaaacgatGCACTTAAAGCGAAGTTGTGCATTTTTAGACTAGAGTCAGAGATTGACAAGTGACTGCATCTGAATTTATTAACTCTAGTACCCTACCCTACTTAAATCAATTTTGATACAGCCAGTTAAACTTGGTCATAATCATGCTCAAATGGTATTTTGATGTTCAAGTTAATTTAGTTTCCGAAAGAGTAAGAGTAAAGATTAGGTGCTGGTGAGTGATATGACATTGCGACAAGAGTTGACATCTATTGCCATCCTAATTGATTATACCTAAGGGCTAATCTTTAGATTAGTAATACTAATACCATTCAACTAAAAACGCTATTCCTATCCCCGCTCTTATATATATCGGTCCTGTTGAGGGCAAGTCTTTTGGGCTAGTtcgaacaaaaatataaaaagaggtCTTTTTGAGGTTATAAAAAGAGTTCATGTTTTTTATTATGACATTAAAGTTTGTAAATTGtccatttattttttagggaaatttttaaaatgttaattaataataagaggCTGGTTATATACtactatcaattaatttttatcagagTTATTGTGTGttattaaataactaaaaattaagtAAACGTATTTAAAAAAAGTGTGTTCTAATAATTAGATTACGATTGAATTATACATTAATAAAACTGTCATGTttcataataacaaaaaaaattacattattctaaaaaaattctttgttctgtcaaaaaaaaaaaaaaacttcgttCTTTATAAACTCAACTCCATCGCAAGCAGGAGTCATCCTATCATTTATAGAAAACCTGagttgtaaattataaaaaaaaaatgttacaaaacACAACCAACACATCTCTCTCTGGTCTTAAATTCTctgtatttaaaattatattggaTACCAAGTGATCTGAGTTAAGTCAGATAAACTTAAGACATTTGAATCCAAGATTTACTTTCTTCGCTCCTAAAACTCAAATCCAAGATTTTATTTAAGGataatcaagcttttgtcactTGAATCAACACGTGTTAACGTGCATAttgattcattaaaaaaaacattttccaacttttccagaaaaaactaaacaaaaaaaaaaaacttcttagGTTTCCACACATGCTCTAAGGCCATTCACAATTAGAGGATGATGCACTCACTATGGAACATACCTATCATCACTAAACTCGTTTGATTTAGAATCGAGTGATTACCCCCTTAAATTTTATTAGCAACTGCGTGGAACATTCGAGCTTATGGTATTGATGTAGCTCTTTTAGGATAGGCACGATTGTTTGCTTTCAGAAGAAGCTGGTCCTTAATGTCAATTAGCCAACGGAACTTGGCAGGTAAAATGACTTATAGTGGCCTGTCGTGGGCAACATGATTTCAAACCCAACATCAATTTTAAGGGCTCCGACTCAACAAAACATTGAATTAGCTGTCTGCGTAACCCATACATCTTAGGCCCAATACTAGACTTTTCAGACTTAATTAGTTAATGCTTTGAATCTAAACCTAGTATCATACTATCATTGATGCCCCCTCATTCTTAATATCATTTTCTCGGTAGGTtttgaatgatttatttatcgTGTACCCAACTTTCTTCTTAGCAATCGAAACACATTTGAACTTGATACTTACTAGAAGGTTATAAGCTATCAACATGTTGAGTTTCAATTTTCTTCAGTTGTGGGTCttagaatattattattattctaagattgagagaaccaaacaattggtattgattattttaatatcctgaagacaaaaaaagaaaaagaaaaagtggcaTTACCGTAAAATAGTCTCTTGTTATAAAACTGAAACCCTTCTAAAACAAGTTTACCCGCTGTTTCTCCTAGTAAGCTTCTATAAAAGGATAGAATAGAAAGAATGAAACACTTGAAACTCTAGAGAAGAATAAGAGCACCATCACATTCACTGCCATCTTCACTAGAAAACAATGTCaggtgtttcttttcttttggccTTGTTCATGGTAGTAGCTTTGTCTATCTTTCCTTCCATAGTGGGTGCAATAGGTGAGCACCGGCTAAGGTGGGTGCCTGAGACAACAACACCATGCCAAAGCTCCATAGAAGAGTGCATGGCAGAAGGTGAGTTTGGAATGGATTCAGAGTCCCACCGGCGCATTCTAGCGACCTCACAATATATAAGCTACAAGGCACTTCAACGTAACACCGTGCCATGCTCTAGGAGGGGTGCTTCCTACTACAACTGCAAGCCAGGTGCAGATGCTAATCCTTACACTCGTGGCTGCCCCACCATCACCCGTTGCCGTAATTCTTAGAATAACAACTTAGTGCGTGTTTGAGTTACCGTTTTCAAGGCTCAAAATTACGTTTACAAAAGGATCTCACTCGTTACTTATGCGTTAGAAGTGCATTGGAATGACTGTCACAGCAATTTGAACTGCAACCCAAACATGTGCTTTCTTTCTACTCTTTCATTTCCTTACTCCTCTGCCTTCTAGTTTGTTATGTTTTACTTTGAATGTTGTtcacctttttgtttttgtaattttgtgtaAATTAATCTTAACTGGTGTGGctattgtaaatatatttgtGTTCTTTCATACTGCTTATTCCACCTTAAACAAGAGTTTCCATCGCAAATGGGAGGCAAGGTGAGCAAAAACTAAAAAGGGTGTTACAAAGAGGATGTTTACCTACAATGTTTGCATTCATGATTAAGCATAATTTATGAGgagtttaatcaataaaaaaaagtcaccaATTCAGATAGTGTTGAGTTTTAAATACAGATTTGCAAATCTCaaaatcttctatttttttaaaaatgtacatAAACAGCTAGGCAACTATCGGGAACAGTAAGTAAACAGTAGTCAAACCAAATAAATTGTTCTTGTCAACTTTGTCAATCTATAAGAACTTTCCACACTGAATAGATTATCTGGGGCTCTATTTGCTTTAATAGGTGCTTACTGAACCTCACGTGCGAAGAATAGTAGTTTAAGAAATGATATATCTAGCTCAACTCATCTTCCAAGAATCcagaaatataaaaagattaaactagttcaattaattagaaatcacctagtataatttttaaagcaATTATGACAAAAATCAACAATCTTGTATACATGGCACCTTATGATTATATAACTGAATTGATTATACTACCATAATTAAATTCTTGAATATATCTAATTTTACTTATAGGCTTCTATTTTGATCTGAAATCAACAACAATAAGCTTTAGGCTAGACTATGTTTCTTTCGGGCACCATGTTGGAGCCTGCTCCATGAGAACGGGACGTGAATCAAACTTCTCAGAGCACTATTACAGCAAAATAGAATGGGGCTGTGTAAGATATCCACAAAAGGACTGAACAAGTTAGGTCATTGACTACTGGAGCCAACATGCgaacttgaaattgaaaagcaCACATTGATTCTTATATGATTTGGAACATGGATTGCATCGCAGAGGTTTTGCAACCCAAAACTGATGGAACAGAAACAACCCAAAACATGCAAAGAGAAGGGGCAGGAGGGAAATAAAGTaatcacaatttaaaatataggaACTATCCACAAATATATAGCACCCAATCTAGCCCATCTTC harbors:
- the LOC114407368 gene encoding rapid alkalinization factor-like, with translation MSGVSFLLALFMVVALSIFPSIVGAIGEHRLRWVPETTTPCQSSIEECMAEGEFGMDSESHRRILATSQYISYKALQRNTVPCSRRGASYYNCKPGADANPYTRGCPTITRCRNS